AACGATTAATGCCATCCAAAGCCTCCCCAAACACAATCAATTCGCCTGCTTTAACACTGGCATCGACTCGACACGGAACGTCCTTTGGAAGCAAGATTTGAATCTCCCCTGCCCAGTTATTTATCCTGATTGGAATTTCCTCTTCCGGTATAAACGCTTTCGCAATGTTAATGTAGTAATCGCCAACCGCATCACGATAATCAATCGGTGTCAATGTCCAATTTTCCTCATTAAAAGAGTGATCCCCTATGGAAAACCGGCTGCTTTTTCGATGGCGGTGAAACACTTTCTTCTCTCCATTCTCAGTGTAAACAAACGTGCGTCCCTTTTTTTTCCATGGCCATCCAATCATGGAAAACCCGATGTAAATAATAAGTAACGGCCATAATTTCAGCATATCTTCAAACCCAAATGCAATTACATCAAACCTGTCCAATAACAATAATATTCCCACCAGCAAAAACAACGACCCGAAAATCCAGCTGCCACCTTTATTGCGTAGGCCATTGATCAGCCATTTCAAGCCAAAGACAACAAACAAAACCGGATAAAAGTGATGCCAAATCGTTTTAAAGTCGAACTGAATGACTCCAACATTTGCCAGTACAAGCAAAACACCAAACGTAATTAATGTAATAGCCACCAGGTTCGTTAAAAATCGTCCTCTCACATTCCCCACCCTTTCCAACGCTTAACATAAACTCTGCTTTCATTATATATGACCTCCGGCACGTGTGAAACAACCCTCAGTCTCTTTTTATCTCCGTCTTAAGACTGAGTTCTTCTTTCTTCGATATGTTCATATAAGTGCGTGAGGCCGAGAAAGATTAGATAGCCGAATACAAACCCTGCTGCAACATCCGTCAGATAATGGACATTAATAAAATAACGGCTGAT
This sequence is a window from Lentibacillus sp. JNUCC-1. Protein-coding genes within it:
- the liaF gene encoding cell wall-active antibiotics response protein LiaF: MRGRFLTNLVAITLITFGVLLVLANVGVIQFDFKTIWHHFYPVLFVVFGLKWLINGLRNKGGSWIFGSLFLLVGILLLLDRFDVIAFGFEDMLKLWPLLIIYIGFSMIGWPWKKKGRTFVYTENGEKKVFHRHRKSSRFSIGDHSFNEENWTLTPIDYRDAVGDYYINIAKAFIPEEEIPIRINNWAGEIQILLPKDVPCRVDASVKAGELIVFGEALDGINRSLFFESPDYADATRKLGMHLRMKAGSIRVDRV